The Accipiter gentilis chromosome 7, bAccGen1.1, whole genome shotgun sequence genome includes a region encoding these proteins:
- the SLC12A3 gene encoding solute carrier family 12 member 3 isoform X2: protein MAELPIPELPTALARCSGRFTISTLLGMEEGGRGPYAPTEGTSCDSAQPTHLSGSTLCTRTFGYNTVDVVPAYEHYANSKGVGDTGKSRPSLADLHSILKPDPGRLRVPVSDPQRSNGLPEAGPEEAAGEPGRAPVPEPVRFGWVKGVMIRCMLNIWGVILYLRLPWITAQAGIALTWLIILMSVTVTTITGLSISAISTNGKVKSGGTYFLISRSLGPELGGSIGLIFAFANAVAVAMHTVGFAETVRDLLQEHNSLIVDPTNDIRIIGVVTVTVLLGISLAGMEWEAKAQILFFLVILVSFINYLVGTVIPATAEKQAKGFFSYRADIFAQNFVPNWRGPEGSFFGLFSIFFPSATGILAGANISGDLKDPAVAIPKGTLMAIFWTTVSYLVLSATIGACVVRDASGSLNDSVAVGSPGCEGLACSFGWNFTACAQRQSCRYGLSNYYQSMSMVSGFGPLITAGIFGATLSSALACLVSAPKVFQCLCKDQLYPLIGFFGKGYGRNSEPIRGYMLTYIIAVGFILIAELNAIAPIISNFFLCSYALINFSCFHASITNSPGWRPSFRYYSKWAALFGAAVSVVIMFLLTWWAALIAFGIVIFLLGYVLYKKPDVNWGSSMQASSYNMALNYSVGLSEVDEHIKNYRPQCLVLTGPPNFRPALVDFVGTFTKNLSLMLCGNVLIGPRKQKMPESRLTADGHTKWLMKRKIKAFYTDVVAEDLRSGVQMLIQAAGLGKMRPNILVLGYKRNWQTVSPQSLEDYVGILHDAFDFKYGMCLMRMKEGLNVSRVMQAHVDPTTLAGDQQASTIFQSEQGKKTIDIYWLFDDGGLTLLIPYLLGRKKRWGKCKIRVFVGGQINRMDEERKAIVSLLSKFRLGFHEVHILPDINQKPRPEHIKRFDDLIAPFRLNDGFKDEATVNEMRQDCPWKISDEEVDKNRAKTLRQVRLNEILLDYSRDAALIAITLPIGRKGRCPSSLYMAWLETLSQDLRPPVILTRGNQENVLTFYCQ from the exons ATGGCTGAGCTGCCCATCCCGGAGCTGCCCACTGCCCTGGCCCGCTGCAGCGGCCGCTTCACCATCAGCACCCTCCTGGGCATGGAGGAGGGTGGCCGCGGTCCCTACGCACCCACCGAGGGGACCAGCTGCGACAGTGCCCAGCCCACCCACCTGTCCGGCAGCACCCTCTGCACCAGGACCTTCGGCTACAACACGGTGGACGTGGTGCCCGCCTACGAGCACTATGCCAACAGCAAAGGGGTGGGCGACACCGGCAAGAGCAGGCCCTCGCTGGCAGACCTGCACTCCATCCTCAAG CCTGACCCAGGCCGCCTCCGTGTGCCGGTGTCCGACCCGCAGCGGAGCAATGGCCTGCCGGAGGCCGGGCCGGAGGAGGCAGCGGGGGAGCCGGGCAGAGCCCCCGTGCCGGAGCCCGTCCGCTTCGGATGGGTGAAGGGCGTGATG ATTCGCTGCATGCTGAACATCTGGGGAGTCATCCTCTACCTGCGCTTGCCCTGGATAACCGCCCAGGCGGGAATTG CCCTGACGTGGCTCATCATCCTGATGTCTGTGACGGTGACCACCATCACTGGCTTGTCCATCTCTGCTATATCTACCAATGGCAAAGTGAAGTCAG GGGGCACCTACTTCCTCATCTCGCGGAGCCTCGGGCCAGAGCTGGGTGGCTCCATCGGGCTGATCTTCGCCTTCGCGAATGCGGTGGCCGTAGCCATGCACACGGTGGGCTTCGCCGAAACTGTCCGGGACCTGCTGCAG GAGCACAACTCCCTCATCGTGGACCCCACCAATGACATCCGCATCATTGGGGTTGTCACCGTGACAGTGCTGCTGGGCATCTCCCTGGCCGGCATGGAGTGGGAGGCCAAG GCACAGATATTGTTTTTCCTGGTCATCTTGGTTTCCTTCATAAATTACTTAGTGGGGACTGTGATCCCGGCCACTGCCGAGAAGCAAGCAAAGGGCTTCTTCAGCTACCGAG CCGACATCTTTGCTCAGAACTTCGTGCCCAACTGGCGTGGACCCGAGGGCTCATTCTTTggcttgttttccattttcttcccatCTGCAACCGGCATCTTGGCTGGGGCCAACATTTCAGGTGACCTGAAG GATCCTGCCGTGGCCATCCCCAAGGGCACCTTGATGGCCATCTTCTGGACCACCGTGTCTTACCTGGTGCTTTCTGCTACGATTG GTGCCTGCGTGGTCCGGGACGCCTCGGGCAGCCTGAACGACAGCGTGGCAGTGGGCTCACCGGGCTGCGAGGGACTGGCCTGCAGTTTCGGCTGGAACTTCACCGCCTGCGCCCAGCGGCAGAGCTGCCGATACGGGCTCAGCAACTACTACCAG AGCATGAGCATGGTGTCTGGATTCGGCCCCCTCATCACGGCAGGGATCTTTGGCGCTACTCTTTCCTCAGCACTGGCCTGCCTCGTCTCAGCCCCCAAAGTCTTCCAG TGTCTCTGCAAGGACCAGCTCTACCCTCTTATAGGCTTCTTCGGGAAGGGCTATGGGAGGAACAGTGAGCCCATCCGCGGCTACATGCTCACCTATATCATCGCCGTCGGCTTCATCCTCATCG CTGAGCTCAACGCCATTGCCCCCATCATCTCCaacttcttcctctgctcctaCGCCCTCATCAACTTCAGCTGCTTTCACGCCTCCATCACCAACTCTCCAG GCTGGCGACCCTCCTTTCGGTATTACAGCAAGTGGGCTGCGCTCTTTGGAGCAGCTGTCTCAGTGGTGATCATGTTCTTGCTGACATGGTGGGCGGCCCTCATTGCCTTCGGCATTGTCATCTTCCTCCTGGGATATGTCCTCTACAAAAAGCCGG ATGTCAACTGGGGTTCCTCCATGCAAGCCAGCTCATACAACATGGCCCTGAACTACTCGGTGGGGCTGAGCGAAGTGGACGAGCACATCAAGAACTACAG ACCGCAGTGCCTGGTGCTGACTGGCCCTCCCAATTTCCGCCCAGCCCTGGTGGACTTCGTGGGGACCTTTACCAAGAACCTCAGCCTGATGCTCTGTGGCAACGTGCTGATC GGACCGCGGAAGCAGAAGATGCCAGAGTCCCGGCTGACAGCAGATGGCCACACCAAGTGGCTTATGAAGAGGAAGATCAAGGCATTCTACACGGATGTGGTGGCTGAGGATCTGAGAAGCGGCGTCCAAATGCTCATCCAG GCTGCCGGCCTCGGGAAGATGAGACCCAACATCCTGGTGCTGGGCTACAAGAGGAACTGGCAGACAGTGTCCCCACAGAGCCTGGAGGACTACGTGGGCATCCTGCA cgATGCCTTCGATTTCAAGTACGGCATGTGCTTAATGAGAATGAAGGAAGGGCTGAATGTTTCCCGAGTGATGCAGGCTCACG TGGACCCCACCACCTTGGCCGGCGACCAGCAGGCAAGCACCATCTTCCAGAGCGAGCAGGGCAAGAAGACTATCGACATTTATTGGCTCTTCGATGATGGAG GTCTCACGCTGCTCATCCCCTACCTCCTGGGGCGCAAGAAGCGGTGGGGAAAGTGCAAAATCCGGGTGTTTGTCGGCGGGCAGATCAACAGGATGGATGAGGAGAGGAAGGC GATCGTCTCTCTGCTGAGCAAGTTCCGCCTCGGCTTCCACGAGGTCCACATCCTCCCTGACATCAACCAGAAACCCCGGCCAGAGCA CATCAAGAGGTTCGATGACCTGATTGCTCCCTTCAGGCTAAATGATGGCTTCAAAGATGAGGCCACGGTGAACGAGATGAGGCAGGACTGTCCCTGGAAGATTTCTGACGAGGAGGTCGACAAAAACAGAGCCAAG ACACTCCGACAAGTGAGGCTGAATGAGATTTTGCTGGATTACTCGCGGGATGCGGCGCTCATAGCCAT CACACTGCCCATCGGCAGGAAGGGTCGCTGCCCCAGCTCCCTCTACATGGCCTGGCTCGAGACCCTCTCGCAGGACCTGAGACCCCCCGTCATCCTCACCCGAGGAAACCAAGAGAACGTGCTGACCTTTTACTGCCAATAA
- the SLC12A3 gene encoding solute carrier family 12 member 3 isoform X1 encodes MAELPIPELPTALARCSGRFTISTLLGMEEGGRGPYAPTEGTSCDSAQPTHLSGSTLCTRTFGYNTVDVVPAYEHYANSKGVGDTGKSRPSLADLHSILKPDPGRLRVPVSDPQRSNGLPEAGPEEAAGEPGRAPVPEPVRFGWVKGVMIRCMLNIWGVILYLRLPWITAQAGIALTWLIILMSVTVTTITGLSISAISTNGKVKSGGTYFLISRSLGPELGGSIGLIFAFANAVAVAMHTVGFAETVRDLLQEHNSLIVDPTNDIRIIGVVTVTVLLGISLAGMEWEAKAQILFFLVILVSFINYLVGTVIPATAEKQAKGFFSYRADIFAQNFVPNWRGPEGSFFGLFSIFFPSATGILAGANISGDLKDPAVAIPKGTLMAIFWTTVSYLVLSATIGACVVRDASGSLNDSVAVGSPGCEGLACSFGWNFTACAQRQSCRYGLSNYYQSMSMVSGFGPLITAGIFGATLSSALACLVSAPKVFQCLCKDQLYPLIGFFGKGYGRNSEPIRGYMLTYIIAVGFILIAELNAIAPIISNFFLCSYALINFSCFHASITNSPGWRPSFRYYSKWAALFGAAVSVVIMFLLTWWAALIAFGIVIFLLGYVLYKKPDVNWGSSMQASSYNMALNYSVGLSEVDEHIKNYRPQCLVLTGPPNFRPALVDFVGTFTKNLSLMLCGNVLIGPRKQKMPESRLTADGHTKWLMKRKIKAFYTDVVAEDLRSGVQMLIQAAGLGKMRPNILVLGYKRNWQTVSPQSLEDYVGILHDAFDFKYGMCLMRMKEGLNVSRVMQAHVNPTFEAAEHPEENGTGGRAAPGTGLQDQEEQASTIFQSEQGKKTIDIYWLFDDGGLTLLIPYLLGRKKRWGKCKIRVFVGGQINRMDEERKAIVSLLSKFRLGFHEVHILPDINQKPRPEHIKRFDDLIAPFRLNDGFKDEATVNEMRQDCPWKISDEEVDKNRAKTLRQVRLNEILLDYSRDAALIAITLPIGRKGRCPSSLYMAWLETLSQDLRPPVILTRGNQENVLTFYCQ; translated from the exons ATGGCTGAGCTGCCCATCCCGGAGCTGCCCACTGCCCTGGCCCGCTGCAGCGGCCGCTTCACCATCAGCACCCTCCTGGGCATGGAGGAGGGTGGCCGCGGTCCCTACGCACCCACCGAGGGGACCAGCTGCGACAGTGCCCAGCCCACCCACCTGTCCGGCAGCACCCTCTGCACCAGGACCTTCGGCTACAACACGGTGGACGTGGTGCCCGCCTACGAGCACTATGCCAACAGCAAAGGGGTGGGCGACACCGGCAAGAGCAGGCCCTCGCTGGCAGACCTGCACTCCATCCTCAAG CCTGACCCAGGCCGCCTCCGTGTGCCGGTGTCCGACCCGCAGCGGAGCAATGGCCTGCCGGAGGCCGGGCCGGAGGAGGCAGCGGGGGAGCCGGGCAGAGCCCCCGTGCCGGAGCCCGTCCGCTTCGGATGGGTGAAGGGCGTGATG ATTCGCTGCATGCTGAACATCTGGGGAGTCATCCTCTACCTGCGCTTGCCCTGGATAACCGCCCAGGCGGGAATTG CCCTGACGTGGCTCATCATCCTGATGTCTGTGACGGTGACCACCATCACTGGCTTGTCCATCTCTGCTATATCTACCAATGGCAAAGTGAAGTCAG GGGGCACCTACTTCCTCATCTCGCGGAGCCTCGGGCCAGAGCTGGGTGGCTCCATCGGGCTGATCTTCGCCTTCGCGAATGCGGTGGCCGTAGCCATGCACACGGTGGGCTTCGCCGAAACTGTCCGGGACCTGCTGCAG GAGCACAACTCCCTCATCGTGGACCCCACCAATGACATCCGCATCATTGGGGTTGTCACCGTGACAGTGCTGCTGGGCATCTCCCTGGCCGGCATGGAGTGGGAGGCCAAG GCACAGATATTGTTTTTCCTGGTCATCTTGGTTTCCTTCATAAATTACTTAGTGGGGACTGTGATCCCGGCCACTGCCGAGAAGCAAGCAAAGGGCTTCTTCAGCTACCGAG CCGACATCTTTGCTCAGAACTTCGTGCCCAACTGGCGTGGACCCGAGGGCTCATTCTTTggcttgttttccattttcttcccatCTGCAACCGGCATCTTGGCTGGGGCCAACATTTCAGGTGACCTGAAG GATCCTGCCGTGGCCATCCCCAAGGGCACCTTGATGGCCATCTTCTGGACCACCGTGTCTTACCTGGTGCTTTCTGCTACGATTG GTGCCTGCGTGGTCCGGGACGCCTCGGGCAGCCTGAACGACAGCGTGGCAGTGGGCTCACCGGGCTGCGAGGGACTGGCCTGCAGTTTCGGCTGGAACTTCACCGCCTGCGCCCAGCGGCAGAGCTGCCGATACGGGCTCAGCAACTACTACCAG AGCATGAGCATGGTGTCTGGATTCGGCCCCCTCATCACGGCAGGGATCTTTGGCGCTACTCTTTCCTCAGCACTGGCCTGCCTCGTCTCAGCCCCCAAAGTCTTCCAG TGTCTCTGCAAGGACCAGCTCTACCCTCTTATAGGCTTCTTCGGGAAGGGCTATGGGAGGAACAGTGAGCCCATCCGCGGCTACATGCTCACCTATATCATCGCCGTCGGCTTCATCCTCATCG CTGAGCTCAACGCCATTGCCCCCATCATCTCCaacttcttcctctgctcctaCGCCCTCATCAACTTCAGCTGCTTTCACGCCTCCATCACCAACTCTCCAG GCTGGCGACCCTCCTTTCGGTATTACAGCAAGTGGGCTGCGCTCTTTGGAGCAGCTGTCTCAGTGGTGATCATGTTCTTGCTGACATGGTGGGCGGCCCTCATTGCCTTCGGCATTGTCATCTTCCTCCTGGGATATGTCCTCTACAAAAAGCCGG ATGTCAACTGGGGTTCCTCCATGCAAGCCAGCTCATACAACATGGCCCTGAACTACTCGGTGGGGCTGAGCGAAGTGGACGAGCACATCAAGAACTACAG ACCGCAGTGCCTGGTGCTGACTGGCCCTCCCAATTTCCGCCCAGCCCTGGTGGACTTCGTGGGGACCTTTACCAAGAACCTCAGCCTGATGCTCTGTGGCAACGTGCTGATC GGACCGCGGAAGCAGAAGATGCCAGAGTCCCGGCTGACAGCAGATGGCCACACCAAGTGGCTTATGAAGAGGAAGATCAAGGCATTCTACACGGATGTGGTGGCTGAGGATCTGAGAAGCGGCGTCCAAATGCTCATCCAG GCTGCCGGCCTCGGGAAGATGAGACCCAACATCCTGGTGCTGGGCTACAAGAGGAACTGGCAGACAGTGTCCCCACAGAGCCTGGAGGACTACGTGGGCATCCTGCA cgATGCCTTCGATTTCAAGTACGGCATGTGCTTAATGAGAATGAAGGAAGGGCTGAATGTTTCCCGAGTGATGCAGGCTCACG ttAACCCCACATTCGAGGCAGCAGAGCACCCTGAGGAGAACGGCACTGGTGGCAGAGCAGCCCCAGGCACAG ggctgcaggaccAGGAGGAA CAGGCAAGCACCATCTTCCAGAGCGAGCAGGGCAAGAAGACTATCGACATTTATTGGCTCTTCGATGATGGAG GTCTCACGCTGCTCATCCCCTACCTCCTGGGGCGCAAGAAGCGGTGGGGAAAGTGCAAAATCCGGGTGTTTGTCGGCGGGCAGATCAACAGGATGGATGAGGAGAGGAAGGC GATCGTCTCTCTGCTGAGCAAGTTCCGCCTCGGCTTCCACGAGGTCCACATCCTCCCTGACATCAACCAGAAACCCCGGCCAGAGCA CATCAAGAGGTTCGATGACCTGATTGCTCCCTTCAGGCTAAATGATGGCTTCAAAGATGAGGCCACGGTGAACGAGATGAGGCAGGACTGTCCCTGGAAGATTTCTGACGAGGAGGTCGACAAAAACAGAGCCAAG ACACTCCGACAAGTGAGGCTGAATGAGATTTTGCTGGATTACTCGCGGGATGCGGCGCTCATAGCCAT CACACTGCCCATCGGCAGGAAGGGTCGCTGCCCCAGCTCCCTCTACATGGCCTGGCTCGAGACCCTCTCGCAGGACCTGAGACCCCCCGTCATCCTCACCCGAGGAAACCAAGAGAACGTGCTGACCTTTTACTGCCAATAA
- the NUP93 gene encoding nuclear pore complex protein Nup93 isoform X2, which yields MAEEYHRESMLVEWEQVKQRILHTLLASGEDALDFTQESEPSYVGELGPPGRSSLDNVEMAYARQIYIYNEKIVNGHLQPNLVDLCAAVAELDDKNISEMWAMVKQMTDVTLVPASDALKVRTNMEVRMEFVRQALHYLEQSYKNYTFVTVFGNLHQAQLGGVPGTYQLVRSFLNIKLPAPVPGLQDGEVEGHPVWALIYYCMRCGDLTAAMHVVKRAQHQLGEFKTWFQEYMHSKDKRLSPATENKLRLHYRRALRNNTDPYKRAVYCIIGRCDITDNQSEVADKTEDYLWLKLNQVCFDDNGAGSPQDRLTLSQFQKQLLEDYGESHFAMNQQPFLYFQVLFLTAQFEAAIAFLFRTERLRCHAVHVALVLFELKLLLKSSGQSAQLLSHEAGDPPGVRRLNFVRLLMLYTRKFESTDPREALQYFYFLRNEKDSQGENMFLRCVSELVIESREFDMILGKLENDGSRKPGVIDKFTSDTKPIINKVASAAENKGLFEEAAKLYDLAKNPDKVLELMNKLLSPVVPQIGTPQSNKERLKNMAHSIAERYKAQGISAKKSVDSTFYLLLDLITFFDEYHAGHIDRAFDIIERLKLVPLSQDCVEERVAAFRNFSDEIRHNLSEVLLATMNILFTQYKRMKGTSPATPARPQRVMEDRDSQLRSQARALITFAGMIPYRTSGDTNARLVQMEVLMN from the exons CCTAGCTACGTTGGTGAGTTGGGTCCTCCAGGTCGCAGCTCTTTGGACAATGTGGAGATGGCATATGCTCGTCAG ATTTATATTTATAATGAGAAGATAGTGAATGGACATCTGCAGCCTAACCTGGTGGACCTTTGTGCTGCTGTTGCAGAACTGGATGATAAG AACATCTCTGAGATGTGGGCCATGGTGAAACAAATGACCGATGTTACCCTAGTTCCTGCTAGTGATGCCTTGAAAGTCCGGACCAACATGGAGGTGCGTATGGAGTTCGTGAGGCAGGCTCTGCACTACCTAGAACAAAG tTACAAAAATTACACTTTTGTGACAGTCTTTGGAAACTTGCACCAGGCTCAGCTGGGTGGAGTCCCAGGGACCTACCAACTAGTCCGCAGCTTCTTGAACATCAAACTCCCTGCACCTGTCCCTGGTCTCCAG GATGGTGAGGTGGAAGGCCATCCTGTCTGGGCACTGATTTACTACTGCATGCGCTGTGGAGATTTGACTGCAGCCATGCACGTGGTGAAACGGGCACAGCACCAGCTGGGAGAATTTAAAACCTGGTTCCAGGAGTACATGCACAGTAAAGATAAAAG actgTCTCCTgccacagaaaataaactgcGTCTTCATTACAGACGAGCTCTGAGAAATAATACAGACCCGTACAAAAGGGCTGTTTATTGTATTATTGGCCGTTGTGACATTACAGATAACCAGAGTGAAGTTGCTGATAAAACAGAAGATTATCTTTGGCTAAAA CTGAACCAAGTGTGTTTTGATGACAATGGTGCAGGTTCTCCACAAGACCGACTAACATTATCACAGTTCCAGAAGCAGCTGCTAGAAGACTATG gtgaatcACATTTTGCAATGAACCAGCAGCCTTTCCTCTATTTCCAAGTATTGTTCTTGACAGCACAGTTTGAAGCTGCAATTGCTTTTCTCTTCCGGACAGAGCGCTTGCGTTGTCATGCTGTTCATGTTGCATTGGTCCTGTTTGAGTTAAAATTGCTCCTGAAATCTTCTGGTCAGAGTGCACAGCTAT TAAGCCATGAGGCTGGTGACCCTCCTGGCGTCAGGCGTCTAAATTTTGTGCGGCTTTTGATGCTTTACACCCGTAAGTTTGAATCAACAGATCCAAGGGAAGCTCTGCAGTATTTTTACTTTCTCAG GAATGAGAAGGACAGCCAAGGAGAGAACATGTTCTTGCGCTGCGTTAGTGAACTAGTAATTGAAAGCAGAGAG TTTGATATGATTCTTGGAAAGCTGGAAAACGATGGTAGTAGGAAG CCTGGAGTGATAGACAAGTTTACAAGTGACACAAAACCCATTATTAACAAAGTGGCTTCTGCAGCAGAAAATAAAGGATTGTTTGAAGAAGCTGCAAAACTCTATGATCTTGCAAAG AACCCTGACAAAGTTTTAGAACTGATGAACAAGCTCCTCAGTCCTGTCGTTCCCCAGATTGGCACTCCCCAGTCAAATAAAGAGCGTTTGAAGAATATGGCTCATTCCATTGCTGAGAG GTACAAAGCTCAGGGGATAAGTGCAAAGAAATCCGTTGACTCCACGTTCTACCTTCTGCTAGACTTAATCACGTTTTTTGATGAATATCACGCTGGTCACATTGACAGGGCCTTTGAT attATTGAACGCCTAAAGCTTGTACCTCTTAGCCAAGATTGCGTAGAGGAAAGAGTTGCTGCCTTCCGGAATTTCAGCGATGAA ATCAGGCACAATTTATCTGAGGTCCTGCTTGCCACCATGAATATTTTATTCACCCAGTATAAGAGGATGAAAGGCACAAGCCCAGCCACTCCTGCCAGACCCCAGCGGGTAATGGAAGACAGAGATTCG CAACTTCGATCTCAAGCTCGTGCACTGATAACGTTTGCTGGAATGATCCCTTACAGAACATCGGGAGACACGAATGCAAGACTGGTGCAAATGGAGGTCCTTATGAATTAG